One Parasteatoda tepidariorum isolate YZ-2023 chromosome 1, CAS_Ptep_4.0, whole genome shotgun sequence genomic window, accgtttttcctgaagttgaatttgtgaaggtaccgctaaacggtagtaaattcggcctggacagacccctggatttaaatcaataatttttaagaaaaaatcatttgatttaaatcaacaaaccctgccTCTATGTGGATAAAACACACAAGCTgacaataaaaatgcataaatttatttaaattattattcaattatctCTCGTATTCTAGAAAGTAAACTTtccaaaacatcaaaatttaagagtgctttttcatatatttctttcCACGCAGCACTGGGCATGAGAGTATTGTTTACTGTTACAACAGTCTTTTGTTTTTTGCCCGCTTGCTTGGCAGTCTCCTTGTAATGGGCCCGGGATAAGTTAATAGCTTCCGCTAAAGGTTTCAAGTACGACTCTGAAAGAGCGTCTATGATGTCCCAAATGCCtgtgaaatttttacttctgtCATCCCTTAGTACAAGGTAGCGGAGAAAGTTTAATGTCGACATTATTCTGTCattattttcaagcaaatcTGTTTCTGCACCCTCTAGCAGAATAAAGACCTTCTTCATAAACAGCATTAAGTTCTTACCGAGAAAATAAGAAGTAGGATCATTCATATTCGTGtgcagataatttttatagagaTCTATAGCTAGTCCAACACAACCGGAATGTTCCACAGTGCACACCACCTGTAATATTAAGTGATACCTGGCTTTCCAATCACATTTTTCGATGtaagttaaaaagttattaatggcTATCTGTCTACAGTGTTTCACTTGGCAGTGAACGGCAACATTTAGAAGTAGCTTAGACAATTctgtgtataaatttatttcaacacaACTATAGCtgatttcaaaactttcaaGGCTATTTAAAAGTTCGCGAGTTAACAAAAGTCCTTTGAACAACACACAATTGTTTGTTTCATGTAACAATtgcttcatatattttaaattattcatgaagATGTACTTATGACTATATACAAAAGGCTGAGAGTCAATGGCAAGTTTTTCTACGAATATTAGATatgataaattagaaaaagcCAACAATGACACAGGTTCTTCGCAGTCTTCCTcagcagcaattttttttataggaaatgAAGATTgctcatatttatataaatcaaaaacattaCGGCAGATTCTGCACAAGCTCTTCAGataattttcacataaaatatgTGTCGTACTTTTTGACTTTCTTTCGTCTTCCACATGTAAGTCTAGATACAAAAAGGGATGatgaaacagttttaatatatatttccttaGTATCTCTCGCTGGAATTCAATTCTATCAGctgaagattttgttttctcgGAACTGACCTCATCTATGAAAAACTCAACAAAACTGTAGTAGTTGGACAAAACGTAATTCGAGTCCACCA contains:
- the LOC107440449 gene encoding glomulin, with translation MLTKLSFEDNLYNLLLEKKYETILEFLKNPENEELIKSRVWNLINKICLTVKTNNILEHESDLVLCKKILLHIVDHGKPREVIVALMEEADSFKEHSFFCLLLEPLKKTLKKVPSKRVKTLEWVLSSLNAHIESLPPPNDYDLEGEEKMLLDATPEVVDSNYVLSNYYSFVEFFIDEVSSEKTKSSADRIEFQREILRKYILKLFHHPFLYLDLHVEDERKSKSTTHILCENYLKSLCRICRNVFDLYKYEQSSFPIKKIAAEEDCEEPVSLLAFSNLSYLIFVEKLAIDSQPFVYSHKYIFMNNLKYMKQLLHETNNCVLFKGLLLTRELLNSLESFEISYSCVEINLYTELSKLLLNVAVHCQVKHCRQIAINNFLTYIEKCDWKARYHLILQVVCTVEHSGCVGLAIDLYKNYLHTNMNDPTSYFLGKNLMLFMKKVFILLEGAETDLLENNDRIMSTLNFLRYLVLRDDRSKNFTGIWDIIDALSESYLKPLAEAINLSRAHYKETAKQAGKKQKTVVTVNNTLMPSAAWKEIYEKALLNFDVLESLLSRIREIIE